The sequence CCGGTCAGCAAGCTCCGGGGCGAGATCGCGGCCGCCATCGAGAAGCACCAGGTCGTGATCGTCGCGGGGGAGACCGGGTCGGGCAAGACCACCCAGCTGCCGAAGATCTGCCTCGAGCTGGGCCGCGGCATCCGCGGGCAGATCGGGCACACCCAGCCGCGACGGCTGGCCGCGCGCACGGTCGCCGACCGGATCGCCGGCGAGCTGAAGACCGAGCTCGGCGACGCCGTCGGCTACAAGGTCCGCTTCACCGACCAGTCCGGGCAGGACACGCTGGTCAAGCTGATGACCGACGGCATCCTGCTCGCCGAGATCCAGACCGACCGGTCGCTGCGCCAGTACGACACGCTCATCATCGACGAGGCCCACGAGCGCAGCCTCAACATCGACTTCATCCTCGGCTACCTCAAGCAGCTGTTGCCGCGCCGCCCCGACCTCAAGGTCATCATCACCTCGGCCACCATCGACCCGGAGCGCTTCTCCAAGCACTTCGACGACGCGCCGATCGTCGAGGTCTCCGGCCGGACGTACCCGGTCGAGGTGCGCTACCGGCCGCTCGTCGACCCCGACGATCCCGACGCCGACGACGAGCGCGACCAGACCCAGGGCATCCTCGACGCCGTCGAAGAGCTGTGCGCCGAGGGGCCCGGCGACATCCTCGTGTTCCTCTCCGGCGAGCGCGAAATCCGCGACACCGCGGACGTCCTGAACCGCGCGAACCTGCGCAACACCGAGGTTCTGCCGCTGTACGCGCGGCTCTCGGCGGCCGAGCAGCACCGCATCTTCCAGTCCCACACCGGGCGGCGCGTCGTGCTCGCGACGAACGTCGCCGAGACGTCGCTGACCGTGCCGGGCATCAAGTACGTCGTGGACCCGGGCACGGCGCGGATCTCCCGCTACAGCCACCGGACCAAGGTGCAGCGGCTGCCGATCGAGCCGGTGTCGCAGGCGTCGGCGAACCAGCGCAAGGGCCGCTGCGGCCGCACCTCCGACGGCATCTGCATCCGGCTCTACTCCGAAGAGGACTTCGAGGCGCGGCCCGAGTTCACCGACCCCGAGATCCTGCGGACCAACCTGGCGTCGGTCATCCTGCAGATGACCTCGCTGGGCCTCGGCGACATCGCCGCTTTCCCGTTCGTCGAGCCGCCGGACCGCCGCCAGGTCACCGACGGCATCGGCCTGCTGATGGAGCTCGGCGCGTTCTCGTCCGCCGGCGCCGACCGCAGCCTGACCGACATCGGCCGCAAGCTCGCGCAGCTGCCGGTCGACCCGCGGATGGGCCGGATGGTCCTGGAAGCCGCGAAGAACGGTTGCGTCCGCGAGGTCATGATCATCGCCGCCGCACTGTCCATCCAGGACCCGCGCGAGCGGCCGGCGGAGAAGCAGCAGGCGGCCGACGCCCAGCACGCGCGCTTCGCCGACCCGACGTCGGACTTCCTCGCCTACCTCAACCTCTGGGAATACGTCGCCGAGCAGCAGAAGGCGTTGTCCGGCAACCAGTTCCGCCGGATGTGCCGCACCGAGTACCTCAACTACCTGCGGTTGCGCGAGTGGCAGGACATCTTCAGCCAGCTCCGCCAGCTGGCCAAGCCGCTCGGCATCTCGCTGAACACGAACACCGCCCCGGTGGACCCGCAGCGCGTGCACACGTCGCTGATCGCCGGGCTGCTTTCGCACATCGGGCTCAAGGACCCCGCGAAGGGCGACTACCTGGGCGCGCGCGGCGCCCGCTTCGGCGTGTTCCCCGGCTCGGCGCTGTTCAAGAAGCAGCCGCGCTGGGTGATGTCGGCCGAGCTGGTCGAGACCTCGAGGCTGTGGGCGCGGGTCAACGCGCGCATCGAACCCGAGTGGGTCGAGCCGCTGGCCCAGCACGTCGTCAAGCGGAACTACTCCGAGCCGCACTGGGAACGCAAGCAGGGCGCGGTGATGGCGACGGAGAAGGTGACGCTCTACGGCGTCCCGCTGATCGCCGACCGCCGCGTCAACTACGGCCGGATCGACCCGGAAGTGTCGCGGGCGATGTTCATCCGGCACGCGCTGGTCGAGGGCGACTGGCAGACGCGCCACCACTTCTTCGCCGAGAACCGCGCGCTCCTGGAGGAGGTCGAGGACCTCGAGAACCGCGCGCGGCGGCGCGACATCCTCGTCGACGACCAGACGCTGTACGAGTTCTACGACGCCCGCGTCCCGGACGACGTCGTTTCGGTGCGGCACTTCGACAGCTGGTGGAAGAAGGCCCGGCACGAGCAGCCGGACCTGCTGTCGTTCGAGAAGTCCATGCTCATCAACGAGACCGCGGGCGGCGTGCGGGAGTCGGACTACCCCGACTCGTGGACCCACGGCACGCAGGTCTTCAAGCTGACCTACCAGTTCGAGCCGGGCGCGGACGCCGACGGCGTCACCGTGCACATCCCGCTGCCGGTGCTGAACCAGGTGACGCCGGACGGCTTCGACTGGCAGGTGCCGGGTCTCCGGTCGGAACTGGTCACCCAGCTGATCAAGTCGCTGCCGAAGGCGTTGCGGCGCAACTTCGTCCCGGCGCCGGACACGGCCCGCGATGTCCTTTCGCGAGTGTCCCCTTCGGACGGTTCGTTACTGGAGGTGCTCGGGCGCGAGCTCCGGGCGCTGCGCGGCATCACCGTGCCGTACGCGGACTGGGACCTTTCGTCGGTGCCCGAACACCTGAAGATGACGTTCCGGGTGGTCGACGAGCGCGGCAAGAAGGTGGCCGAGGGCAAGGACGTCGAGGAACTGCAGCGGCGGCTGGCCCCGAAGGTCCGCGCGACGATCTCCAAGGCGGCCAACACCCTGGAGAAGGCCGGCCTGACGAAACCGGCGTTCGGCTCGCTGCCGAAGGTGTTCGAGTCGACGCAGCGCGGCCACGACGTCAAGGCGTACCCGGCGCTGGTCGACGAGGGCGCGTCGGTCGCGGTGCGCATGCTGGACACCCCGGGCCAGCAGGCCCACGCGATGTGGGCGGGCACGCGGCGGATGCTGCGGCTGAACCTGAACTCGCCGATGAAGTTCATCACGAGGTCGCTGACGAACTCGTCGAAGCTGGTGCTGAACCGGAACCCGCACGGCAGCGTCGCGGCCCTGCTCGAGGACTGCGTCGACTGCGCGGTGGACGCCCTGATGACGGCCGGCGGTGGCCCCGCCTGGGACGAAACGGGCTTCGCGGTGCTGCTGGAGAAGGTCCGCGCGGGCCTGCACCCGGAAGTGCTCGCGGTGCTGACGGACGTCGAGAAGATCCTGCGCGCGGCGAACGACGTCGAGGTCCTGCTCCCGGCCACGCGCGGCCCCGCGGAGTCGCTCGCCGACATCCGCGCGCAGCTCGCCGCGCTGGTGTACCCGGGTTTTGTGACGGAGACGGGTGCTTCGCGGCTGCGGAACGTCGTGCGCTACCTGCAGGGCATCTCGCGCCGGCTGGAGAAGCTGCCGACGGAGCCGACGCGCGACCTGCAGCGGACCGCCGACGTCGCGTGGATCCAGGCCGAGTACGCCGACGCGCTGGGTTCACTGCCGCCGGGCACGTCGTCGCCGGCGTTGCGCGAGGTGCGGTGGATGATCGAGGAGCTGCGGGTTTCGTTCTTCGCGCAGACGTTGGGGACGGCGCACCCGGTGTCGCTGAAGCGGATCACGAAGGCGATCGACGACGCGCTGGCGTGACGTTCAGAGGAAGACGCGGGCGATGTCCAGCCACTTGTCCGCGTCTTCGCCGACCGCGGTGAGGCCGGTTTCGGCGCGGGTGCGGCGGTGGGTGACCCGCAGGCAGAAGTCGAGTGCGCTGCCCCGGATGCGCTGAGCGGCGGCTTCGGGGCCCCACGTCCAGAGTTCGCCACCGGGACCGGTGAGTTCGACGCGGAACTCCTCGGCCGGCATCGGCGCCTGCGCCGCGTAGAACGACAGCCCCCGGCCGGCCACGCCCAGTGCGGCCACGTGCCGGAGCCGCCCGGTCGGCCGCCGCTCGGCCCCGAACGCGTCGATGACGTCCTGTCCGTGCGCCCACGTTTCCATCAGCCGGAGCGGCACCATCAGCACCGCGGTCACCTGCGAACCGAACCAGGGGAACGCGTGGTCCAGCGGCACCTCGCCGAGCGCGGCCGCCAGAGCGGCCCGGCCGGTGCGCCAGCGTCCGAGCAGCACCGGGCGCGGTTCGGCCGCTCCTGCGGCGGCTTCGAGGTCGGCGTCCTTCGGCACGGCGTCGAAGGCAGCCGGACGGCGGATGGCGGTGAGCGCGTTCGCGTCGGCCGCGGCGAGGTGGGCGATCTGGTGCGCGACCGTCCAGCCCGCGGCCGGGGTGGGCCGGGACCAGCCGGCTTCCGCGGTCACGAGGGCGTCGAGTTCGTCGCCTTCGGCCACCAGGTCGGGCAGTGCGAGGTCACGCGGAACCGCGGAGAGGTCGAGCCCGTAGTCGATCATCGCTTTCAGGCTACCGAAAATCGGTTTGTCCGGCTCCGCACTTCCGTCGGTTGACCGGGTGCGGGGACCCGGGAAGCCTGATCCGGCTGAAGACCCTCCTGGGAAAGGACCTTCCGATGTCCTTGGGTGTTTCGTCCGCCAAGCGAAGAATCCTCGCCACCCTCACCGCGCTCGTGCTGCCGCTCACCATCGTGCTCGCGCCGGCCGCGCACGCCGCCGAGCCGCGGCACACCGTGCCGAACCCGTTGCTCAAGGAACGGTTCGCCGACGGAGACGAGGAGGACGTCGACAACCCGGCGTTGTCCGCGCTCTGCCAGAGCTACCTCGGCAAACCGAACCCGTACCGGCCGCTCGGGTCCAACCGCGACGTCATCGACGGCGACACCATCGTGCCGACCGGCAGCCAGACCGGGTGCAGCACCGCCCAGAACGAGACGACCATCGCCGTCAACCCCGAGAACCCGCGCAACATCGTCGCCGGGTCCAACGACTACCGGCTCTACAACACCCGCGAGTCCCGCAACGACTCCGGCGGCTTCGCCTACACCTCGTTCGACGGCGGCAAGACCTGGGCGAACGTCCAGCTCCCGCACCTGGACTTCCCGACCGGAGCGGCCGCGCCACTGTCCTACATGGACGCCGCGGGCGATCCGGCGATCGCGTTCGGACCGCACAACACCGTCTACTACGCGACGCTCGTGTTCAGCCGGGCCGCGGTGCCGGAGGAGCAGCAGCTCGCGAGCGGCATCGCCGTGTCGGTGTCGCACGACGGCGGGCGCAGCTTCGGCGACCCGGCGATCCTGCATCTCGACGGCGTCACCCCGGCCGGCACCCCGACGCCCGCGAACATCTTCAACGACAAGGAGTGGATCGCGGCCGACCCGGTGTCGGGTACGGTCTACGTCACCTGGACCCAGTTCACCTACGACGCCGCGGGCAACTTCGTCGAATCGCCGATCGTGCTCTCGAAATCCGGCGACTTCGGCCGGACGTGGTCCCCGATGCGCCGGGTTTCGCCTTCGCTGACCGGCTTCACGGGCGGCATCACGCCGTTCGGCAGCGGTTCGAACCCGGTGGTCACCCGCGACGGGACGCTGCAGATCGCCTACGAGACGTCGGTGTGCGCCACGGCCGCGTGCGATCGGCCGACCGACCACGACGCCGTCGTCGTGGCGACCTCGCGCGACGGCGGCCGGACCTTCCGGCACGCCGAAGTGGGCCTCGACTTCGACTTCCCGGTCGACGAAGACGTCGCCAACAACGCCCTGACCGGCGAGAACTTCCGGGTGAACAGCTTCCCGCAGCTCGCCTACGACCGCGCGACCGACCACCTGTGGGTGACCTGGGCCGACGACCGCAACGGCACCTACCGCGACGGCGAGTCGGTCAAGACGAACGGGGACGCGTTCCTCAGCGGCTCCGACGGGCAGCACGGCTGGTCGAAGCCGGTGAAGATCGGCACCGGCGCCGACGAGGTGTTCCCCGCCGTCGCGGCGCTGGCCGGGCGCGTGGCCGTCACCTTCTACACGCGCACCTACGACCCGGACGGCATCGGCTTGGACTACGCCTACGCCACCGGCTGGGGCGACGGCGCGGGCACGGCCCCGATCCGGCGGATCACGACGCAGACGTCGAACCCGCAGGTGCAGTTCGTGTCGTCCGGCGCGGTGACCGGGAAGGAGCTCCAGGGCGTGTTCATCGGCGACTACACCGCGGCCGCGGTCGGCGCCGACTTCCGCTTGTACCCGTGCTGGACCGACTTCCGCGGCAATCCGGGCCGGACCCTGCCGAACCAGGACGTCGTGACGCAGCCGCTCTCGATGTTCCCGTAGGCGAGCGAGCCGTGCCGGGATGACCGGCACGGCTCACTTCGCGTCGGCGTACGTGTCCACCGGGGCGATGTGCAGCGGGAACCGCACCGGGCAAGCCGGGCCGAAGAGCATGCGCGCCGCCTCCGCCACGCTGTCCGTGATGGCTGTGGTCACCTCCTCGGCCTGCTCTTCCGGGGTGTGGACGATGACCTCGTCGTGCTGGAAGAACACCAGGTGCGCGGGGGCCGGCAGGCGCTGCCGCAGCGTCGCCAGCATGACCGCTGTCATGTCGGCCGCGCTGGCCTGGACCACGAAGTTGCGCGTGAAGCGGCCCCAGCCGCGGGAGGCGCGGCGGGCCTTCAGTTCCGCCGCCTCGTCCGAAGCCAGGCCGCCGGTCAGCGCGCGCCACGCCGCCGAGGGGGCCGGCGACGTGCGGCCCAGCCGGGAGCGGACCCGCTCGCCGCGTTCGCCCGCCTGGGCGGCTCGCTCCACATAGGACACCGCGTCCGGGAACCGCTGGCGCAGCAACCCGAGCAGCGGGCCCGCTTCGCCGGACGTGCCGCCGTACATCGCCGACAGCATTGCGATCTTCGCGCGTGCCCGGTCGTCCCGGTCGTCGTCCGCGGCCGGGACCCAGCGCGCGCCCGAGAACAGTGCCTCGCCGAGCCGCGCGTACAGGTCGGTCGCCGCCGCGACGTCGGCCAGGCGCCGGTCGCCCGACAACGCCGTGAGCACCCGGGGCTCCAGCTGGGCGGCGTCGGCCACCACCAGCTTCCAGCCCGGGTCCGCCCGGACGCACGTGCGCAGCACCTTCGGGATCTGCAGCGCGCCGCCGCCCCGGCTGGCCCAGCGCCCGGACACCACGCCGCCCACGACGTAGTGCGGGCGGAACCGCCCGTCGGTGACCCATTCGTCGAGCCACGCCCACCCGTTCGCCGTGTACAGCCGCGAAAGCTCCTTGTACTCCAGCAGTGGCGCGACGGCCGGATGATCGATCCCGCGAAGCAGGTACTTCCGCGCCGCCGGCACCTCGATCCCTTCCCGCGCCAGCGCGCGGACCACGCTCGGCGGCGAGTCCGGGTTCACCGGCCGCCCGCCGAACGCTTCGCTGATCTTCGCCGCCAGCTCCACCAGTGCCTTCGGCCGCTCGCCGGGGCGCACCCGCGGACCGAGCCGGGAGACCAGCAGCGCCTCGTGCAGGTCGGCCCGCCAGGGCAGCCCGTCGGCCGACATCTCCGCCGCGGCCAGCGCGCTCGCCGACTCGGCCGCCAGCAGCAGCCGCATCCGGTCGGGGTGCTCGGTCGCGGCCACCCGCCGCTCCTGCTCGGCCAGCACGCGCCGGACCGCCGTGACGACCGTCACGCCCTCGGGCAGGGTCGGCACCCGTGTCTCGAACAGCGTCGGCTGCGCCAGCTCGACCGACGCCGAATCCGGGGGCGGTTCCTCGCCGTTCGCCCTGGCCCAGGCCGCGCGCAGGCTCCGCGGCTGCTCCTCCGCGCCCTCATACGCCAGCAGCAGCCCCTCCGCCAGCGCGACGTCGTAGCAGCGGCGCACCCGCACCCCGGCCGCGACGAGCACCGGGTACGTCGACTCCGCCGACGGGAACACCCACCGGGGCTCCAGCGACGCCTCCAGCTCCCGCGCCGACCTGGCGAAACCCGCTTCGTCCAGCCCCGTCAGCGTCGATGACGGCGTGTGCACGGTGAAGCTCCCGTCCTCCTCACGCCCCGCGATCACCTGCACGAAGACATTGTGCCGACCACCACCGACAGTTTCCGCGCGCTCGCGGGTGGTGCGTTCGGCCTACGGTTGGTTTACTCTCCAGTAGCTCCCATACCGCCGGTACGCCCGCCGTCGGCGTGGGCTCTCTTCCCCGCAGCAACGGAGGTGCCTGGATGAGCCTGGTCGAGCTCGCCACGCAGGTGGCGGACAAGGTGGCCGAGACGGCCCGCAGTGTCGACGTGATGCGGCGCGCGGGTCTCGTCCCCTTCCCGAGGCTCGACGAGGGGGTCCGGTCGCTGGTCGCGATCCGCAAGTTCGGGCCCTTCGCCGGCGCGAACCACATCTCCGCGCGCCGCGACCCGACCGCCGTCGGCATCGTCGACGAGCTCGGCCCGCTCACCTACAAGCAGCTCGACGACCAGTCGAACGCGCTGGCCAGGGCGTGGTCGGAGCGCGGCATCGAGGCGGGCCAGGTCGTCGCCGTGCTCTGCCGCGACCACCGCGGCCTGGTCCTCACGATGGCGGCGGCCGGCAAGCTCGGCGTCCGCCTGCTGCTGATGAACACCGGGTTCGCGAAGCCGCAGCTGGCCGACGTCGCCGAGCGCGAAGGCGTCACCGCGCTGGTGTACGACCAGGAGTTCACCGGGCTGCTCGACGCGATGCCCGCGGGCGTCGACCGCTACCTAGCCTGGGTCGACCCGGACAGCGACCTGGCCGACCGGACGGTGCCGGTGCTCAGCGAGATCATCGCCAGCACCGACGACCGGCCGTGGCCCGCCCCGGCCAAGCCGGGCGGTTTCGTCCTGCTGACCAGCGGTACGACCGGCACCCCGAAGGGCGCGCCGCGGCCGCACACCTCGGCGCTGGCGTCGGCGCAGTTCCTCGACCGGATCCCGCTGCGCTCGAACGAGGCCACCTACATGGGCGCGCCGCTGTTCCACGGCACCGGGCTCTCGCAGTTCATCCTGTCCTTCGCGCTCGGCTCGACGGTCGTGATGCGCCGCAAGTTCAACCCGGAGGAGGCGCTGCGCGGCGTCGCCGAGCACAAGTGCACCGCGCTCGTGCTGGTGCCGACGATGCTGCAGCGCATCGTCGACCTGCCGAAGGAGACCCGCGAGAAGTACGACACGTCGTCGCTGCGGATCATCTTCGTCGCCGGCTCGGCGCTGTCGCCGGACCTGGGCAACCGCGCGAACGAGGCGTTCGGGCCCGTGGTGCACAACCTGTACGGCTCGACCGAGGTCGCGGTGGCGACGGTCGCGACGCCGGAGGACTGGCGGAAGGCGCCGGGCACGGTCGGCCGCGCACCGGTCGGCTGCAAGGTGGCGCTGTACGACGAAAAGGGCCGCAAGATCACCGAGCCGAACGTGACCGGCCGGGTGTTCGTGGGCAGCGGCCTGAGCTTCGGCGGCTACACCGACGGCCGCCACAAGGAGATCATCGACGGCCTGCTGTCGAGCGGCGACGTCGGCCACTTCGACGAGGACGGGTTGCTCTTCATCGACGGCCGCGACGACGAAATGATCGTCTCCGGCGGCGAGAACGTGTTCCCGATCGAGGTGGAGAACCTCTTGGTGGAGCGGGAAGACGTGCTCGAGGCGGCGGTGATCGGCGTCGAGGACCCGGAGTTCGGCCAGCGGCTGAAGGCGTTCGTGGTGCTCGCCGACGGTGTTTCGCTGGACGCCGACGAGGTGCGGGACTACGTGAAGGCGAACCTGGCGCGGTACAAGGTGCCGCGGGACGTCGAGTTCCTGGACGAGCTGCCGCGGAACGCGACCGGGAAGGTGTTGCGCACCAAGCTTTCCTGACGCCGGGTCAGCGGCGGCGCCAGGCTTCGATCAGCTCGCGCAGGCGTTGCGCGGCGGCGCCGTCGCGGGCGAAGAGCACGGCCGTGAGGACGGCGAGCGCGGCCACGGCGACGATCGCGGCCGGCCACGTGATGCCGGTGTTGAGGAAGGTGGCGGCGACCGCGCCCAGGGACAGGGCGGTGCTCGGGCCGGGCCGTCCGCGTTTCCGGAGTGTCCAAGCCAGACCGGGCATCGCGACGGCCAGCCCGGCCACGAACCCGGCCCGGCGACGCCGGGTGGGGAGTGTGGCGATTTCGCCTGCCCATTCGGCGAGCCACCGCGACCGCGCGGATTTCGGGAGCAGCAGCGCGGCGAAGGCCAGCACGCGGGGCGGGCGGTCGAGGACTCCGGAGGCCAGGTCCGTCAGTTCCCGCCCGAGATCGGGCAGGTCGAGCCGGACGGCGATGGGAACCAGCGTCCGCAGCGTCTCGGCGGACTTGACGCGCCGCTTGGCGGGGTCGAGGTGCTGGATGGTGCGCAGGTTGTGCAGCCGGTCGGCCAGTTTCAGCCGCAGCACGGCGTCCGAAGCGGACGCCACGTCCTGGGTGGCTTCCAGGCGCTGCAGGCCGGCCAGCAGCGCGGCGACCGGCGCGCCGAACCCTCCGGGCGCGGGTGCGTCGTGCAGCAGCCCGGCACAGACGAGGTCCCGGCTGCCACGCTGCCCGGCCAGGATCGTGGCGACGGCGACGGGGTGCGTGAGGTAGGGGTCACCGCTCTTGCGCAGCTGCCCGCGGTGAGCCTCCGCGGCGAACCGGTAAGCCCCTTCGAGGAAGCGCACGTCTTCGGCCGGCAGGTACGCCGACACCGCGGTGGCCAGCTGATCGGGCAGTTCCACGTCACAGCCCTCCCTCGGTCAGCAACCGCCGCGCGCGGCCGCTCTGGTGCCGGTACGCGGCCTGGGAAAGCACCCGCCGCGCCTGCGCCGCGCCCTCCGCGGTGAGGCGGTACAGCCGCCGCCGGGGACGGCCCTCGGACTCGTGCACGGCGGGGTCTTCCCACTCGCTCGTCAGCCAGCCGGCACCCTCCAGCCGGGCCAGGATCTGGTACACCGTCCCGGACTTCAGCCCGACGGCGTGCATCAGGTCCAGCCCGTACCGCGCTTCGGCTGGGTCGGTGACCAGCTCGTCGAGGATCAGCGCGGTCTGCAGTGTCATCCTCGGCATACCTCTAATTCTACATAGCCCACGAACTGCGGAAACGGGTCCGAACGGGTCAATCCCGGGGGTTCCCGCAAGCCGTGGCCGCGCGGTCAGGCCGCCACTCCGCCGCCGGTAACCCGCTCGCCCCACGTCTTGAATGACTCATTCAGGTCTTCGGAGGTCCTGAATGACTCATTCAAGACACTGGCGCACCGCTGCGGACCGCACCGACCCGACTTTGCCGGGTCAATCCCAATCGATGCCGAAGACCCCGGGCCCGAAGTCCAGCGCCACGGCGTGCACCCCGTCGCCCCCGTCCAGCTTGAGCGGGCGGCGTGCCAGCGACCCCGTCGACCCGTTCCGCGAGTACTGCCAGCACCGCTCCGGCGCGGTGCCCGGCGCGAACCGGACCTCCAGCAGGTACTCCCGCACCGGGCGGCGGAACTCGCGGTAGTGGGTGTTGCGGCACTCCGGGTACGGCGGCCCGCCGTTCGTCAGCGTGTACTCGATCAAATGCGTCTCGCCGCGGTTGATCGGCTGGTCGAAGAGCAGCTCGGCGACGATCAGGCCGTGTGCCTCGTCGACCTCGGCGCGGCCCACCCGGCAGTTGCGGACCGCGTGCAGCTCCGGGGCGCCCGCCGCCGGGTCGTCCTGGGTGTACACCAGCAGCCAGCGGTCCTGGCCGTCCGAGACCGCCTGGAACACCGCTCGGGCGGTCACCGCGCGCTGGCCGCCGTCCGCGGCGATTTCGCACAGGTCGTGCAGCCCGACCAGTTTCAGCGGGTGCTGGCGCTCCAGCGCGTTCGGGGCGCCGACCTTGTCCAGCAACGGCTGCAGCACCTCGCGCGGGAACGACATCGGCTCCCCGCCCGCGTGGCGTTTCCCGGCGCCGCCGCGGGGGCGGGGCGGGGGCAGCAGGCCGAGCAGCGCGCCGGCCGGGACGTCGAGGATCTCTTCCAGGGTCCGGACCGCCGACAGCGAACTCTGCCGTTCGGGCTGGCGCTTGCCGGACTGCCAGTAACTGAGGGCGGTGACGCTGACGACGACCCCGCGGGCCCGCAGCCGGGCCTGGATCCGGTCGAGCGACAGCCCGCTCGTCGCGATGGCCGCACGCAGTTGCGTGGCGAACGCGGTGCGCCCGTTCTCGTCGCCCGCCGTGCTGCCCGCCATTGCCGATCCGCCCCGTGCCGTCCCCCGACGATCCCCGACACGGAGCACGTTAGCAGGATTGCCCACCCCCACCGCGCCCCTGATCGCCGGGCGGTCCGCTGGGGCGAACGGGCTAGTACTGGCAACTGTGAACCATTGCCCCCGCCAGGCCGGGCACGCTTACATGACTTGCCTGCGCCGGTGGTCCCGCCTCCCCCTCACGGATCACCCGGTGCGCGGGCCGAGAAGCCGTGGACAACGGCTCCGGTTCACCCGGCCGCGTTGTGCGACCGGCCGGTGTGGCCGCGCGATGACCGGTGGCCCGGCGACGCCCCCAGCGCCGGGCCACCGGTCTTATTACCAACGGGTAGCATCCGGTCCATGACGCTGCGGAAGAACATCCTGATCACCGGCGCCAGCAGCGGGTTGGGCGAGGGCATGGCCCGCCAGTTCGCGGCGAAGGGGCGCAACCTGGCCCTGTGCGCGCGGCGCACCGAGCGCCTCGAAAACCTCGCCAAGGAACTCGAGGCAGCCCACCCCGGGATCAAGGTCGTCACCCGCACCCTCGACGTCACCGAGCACGACCGCGTGTTCGCCGTCTTCGAGGAGTTCCGCGCCGAGCTGGGGTCCCTCGACCGGGTGATTGTGAACGCCGGGCTCGGGAAGGGGCAGCCGGTCGGCAAGGGCCGGTTCGACGCCAACCGCCAGACCCTCGAGGTCAACTTCGTCGCGGCCGCGGCCCAGATCGAAGCCGCCGCCGGGATCTTCCGGGAGCAGGGCGCGGGGCACCTGGCGGTGGTCTCGTCGTTCAGCGCCATCCGCGGGCTGCCGGGCAACCTCACCGCGTACGCCGCTTCGAAGGCCGGGATCTCGGCGTTCGTCGACGGCACCCGGCTCGAACTCAAGCGCAAGGGCATCACCGTCACCGACGTCCGCCCGGGCTACATCGAGTCGGAGATGAACGACCGGCTCGGTAAGAACCCGTTGCTCGCC is a genomic window of Amycolatopsis lexingtonensis containing:
- a CDS encoding HD domain-containing protein, giving the protein MELPDQLATAVSAYLPAEDVRFLEGAYRFAAEAHRGQLRKSGDPYLTHPVAVATILAGQRGSRDLVCAGLLHDAPAPGGFGAPVAALLAGLQRLEATQDVASASDAVLRLKLADRLHNLRTIQHLDPAKRRVKSAETLRTLVPIAVRLDLPDLGRELTDLASGVLDRPPRVLAFAALLLPKSARSRWLAEWAGEIATLPTRRRRAGFVAGLAVAMPGLAWTLRKRGRPGPSTALSLGAVAATFLNTGITWPAAIVAVAALAVLTAVLFARDGAAAQRLRELIEAWRRR
- a CDS encoding SDR family oxidoreductase, whose protein sequence is MTLRKNILITGASSGLGEGMARQFAAKGRNLALCARRTERLENLAKELEAAHPGIKVVTRTLDVTEHDRVFAVFEEFRAELGSLDRVIVNAGLGKGQPVGKGRFDANRQTLEVNFVAAAAQIEAAAGIFREQGAGHLAVVSSFSAIRGLPGNLTAYAASKAGISAFVDGTRLELKRKGITVTDVRPGYIESEMNDRLGKNPLLARAESGARALVKAIEAEPRRAYVPAWPWVPLSVAMRVVPASILRKFA
- a CDS encoding PadR family transcriptional regulator — translated: MPRMTLQTALILDELVTDPAEARYGLDLMHAVGLKSGTVYQILARLEGAGWLTSEWEDPAVHESEGRPRRRLYRLTAEGAAQARRVLSQAAYRHQSGRARRLLTEGGL
- a CDS encoding acyl-CoA synthetase; its protein translation is MSLVELATQVADKVAETARSVDVMRRAGLVPFPRLDEGVRSLVAIRKFGPFAGANHISARRDPTAVGIVDELGPLTYKQLDDQSNALARAWSERGIEAGQVVAVLCRDHRGLVLTMAAAGKLGVRLLLMNTGFAKPQLADVAEREGVTALVYDQEFTGLLDAMPAGVDRYLAWVDPDSDLADRTVPVLSEIIASTDDRPWPAPAKPGGFVLLTSGTTGTPKGAPRPHTSALASAQFLDRIPLRSNEATYMGAPLFHGTGLSQFILSFALGSTVVMRRKFNPEEALRGVAEHKCTALVLVPTMLQRIVDLPKETREKYDTSSLRIIFVAGSALSPDLGNRANEAFGPVVHNLYGSTEVAVATVATPEDWRKAPGTVGRAPVGCKVALYDEKGRKITEPNVTGRVFVGSGLSFGGYTDGRHKEIIDGLLSSGDVGHFDEDGLLFIDGRDDEMIVSGGENVFPIEVENLLVEREDVLEAAVIGVEDPEFGQRLKAFVVLADGVSLDADEVRDYVKANLARYKVPRDVEFLDELPRNATGKVLRTKLS